One Banduia mediterranea genomic region harbors:
- the recG gene encoding ATP-dependent DNA helicase RecG, translated as MTGGTRKAPPRGTRSGVPASLSLDAEVQFLKGAGPHLASRLRALDITQVRHLLFHLPFRYEDRRHFAALHGLVDGAEALLRVRVDRAEVRYTGRRQLIVTAHDGDDWLRIRFFHFGDAQTRSFASGRWLRAYGVVRFGQGGAEMIHPEYTLADSADELRAEAQLTPIYSLTTGVTQARLRGLIAQALDIASRDAAFAESLPDLPQPATLDALCAIHRPASDVDAAQLLAGTHPAQLRLIDEELLAHQLVMRVLRRQVRSRPAPVIRSRIDGMPALQAQLGFVPTGAQTRVIAEVAADLSQTRPMLRLVQGDVGSGKTVVAAAAMLAAKQAGWQSVLMAPTELLAEQHARNLAQWLSPLGVHIALLKSGLKKSARDATLSAIAGGEANVIIGTHAVFQASVQFSRLALVVVDEQHRFGVGQRLSLRDKGPDGLSPHQLVMTATPIPRTLAQTIYADLDVSVIDELPPGRTPVLTVVLGNTRRHEVMERLRAACRQSRQAYWVCTLIEVSDEVEAQAAEAVAQQLTEELPDVSVGLVHGRMKSADKDAQMNAFKAGEIQLLVATTVIEVGVDVPNASIMVIENAERLGLAQLHQLRGRVGRGSRESQCVLMYQPPLSDTARARLQTMRSTTDGFEIAQRDLELRGPGEILGRRQTGLIGLKVADPVRDAERIPALQVWADRWLEQHPPLASRLIERWVGDIKRYGQV; from the coding sequence GTGACCGGGGGCACGCGCAAGGCGCCGCCACGTGGCACGCGATCCGGCGTGCCAGCGTCCCTCAGTCTCGATGCCGAGGTTCAGTTCCTCAAGGGCGCCGGTCCGCACCTGGCCTCGCGACTCAGGGCGCTGGACATCACCCAGGTGCGGCACCTGCTGTTTCATCTGCCCTTCCGCTACGAGGATCGCCGTCATTTCGCCGCGCTGCATGGCTTGGTCGATGGCGCCGAAGCTCTGCTGCGTGTGCGCGTGGACCGGGCCGAAGTGCGCTACACCGGCCGGCGGCAGCTGATCGTGACTGCCCACGACGGCGACGACTGGCTGCGTATTCGGTTCTTTCACTTCGGTGATGCGCAAACGCGCAGCTTCGCCAGCGGGCGTTGGCTGCGTGCCTATGGCGTGGTCCGCTTCGGCCAAGGCGGTGCCGAGATGATCCATCCGGAATACACGCTTGCCGACTCCGCGGACGAACTACGCGCGGAAGCGCAGCTCACGCCGATCTACTCGCTGACCACGGGGGTCACACAGGCGCGGCTGCGCGGCCTGATTGCGCAGGCACTGGACATCGCCTCCCGCGACGCCGCGTTTGCAGAATCGCTGCCCGACCTGCCGCAACCGGCGACGCTGGACGCGCTGTGTGCGATTCATCGTCCGGCATCGGATGTGGATGCGGCCCAGCTGCTCGCCGGGACGCATCCCGCCCAGCTCCGACTGATCGACGAGGAACTACTGGCGCACCAGTTGGTGATGCGGGTGTTACGCCGCCAGGTTCGATCACGGCCAGCGCCGGTGATCCGCTCCCGTATCGATGGAATGCCGGCGCTGCAGGCGCAGCTCGGATTCGTCCCGACCGGCGCGCAGACACGGGTGATCGCCGAGGTCGCGGCCGATCTCTCGCAAACCAGACCGATGCTGCGTCTGGTCCAGGGCGATGTCGGTTCCGGCAAGACCGTCGTTGCGGCTGCCGCGATGCTGGCAGCCAAACAGGCGGGGTGGCAGTCCGTGCTGATGGCGCCGACCGAGCTGCTGGCCGAACAGCATGCGCGCAATCTTGCGCAATGGCTGTCGCCGCTGGGGGTTCACATCGCCCTGCTCAAGTCCGGACTGAAGAAGTCCGCGCGCGATGCGACGCTGAGCGCAATCGCGGGCGGCGAAGCCAATGTGATCATCGGAACCCATGCCGTATTCCAGGCGTCCGTGCAGTTCAGCCGGCTGGCGCTGGTGGTGGTCGATGAGCAGCATCGCTTCGGCGTGGGCCAGCGTCTGTCATTGCGCGACAAGGGGCCGGATGGCCTGTCGCCGCACCAATTGGTGATGACTGCCACGCCGATTCCCCGCACGCTCGCACAGACCATCTATGCCGACCTCGACGTGTCGGTGATCGACGAACTGCCGCCCGGGCGAACGCCGGTCCTCACCGTGGTGCTCGGCAACACCAGGCGCCATGAGGTCATGGAGCGCTTGCGCGCAGCATGCCGCCAGTCGCGCCAGGCCTATTGGGTGTGCACCTTGATCGAGGTGTCCGACGAGGTCGAGGCGCAGGCCGCCGAAGCGGTGGCGCAGCAGCTCACCGAGGAGTTGCCTGATGTCAGCGTGGGACTGGTGCACGGCCGCATGAAGTCGGCCGACAAGGACGCGCAGATGAACGCCTTCAAGGCCGGCGAGATACAGTTGCTGGTGGCGACCACGGTGATCGAAGTAGGCGTCGACGTGCCCAATGCCAGCATCATGGTGATCGAGAATGCGGAGCGCTTGGGACTCGCGCAATTGCATCAATTGAGAGGGCGCGTCGGGCGTGGCAGCCGCGAGAGCCAGTGCGTGCTGATGTACCAGCCACCGCTGTCCGACACCGCGCGGGCACGGCTGCAAACCATGCGTTCGACCACCGATGGATTCGAGATCGCACAACGCGATCTTGAACTGCGCGGGCCCGGCGAAATACTGGGACGGCGTCAGACCGGGCTGATCGGGCTCAAGGTTGCCGATCCGGTGCGCGATGCCGAACGGATACCGGCGCTGCAGGTCTGGGCCGACCGCTGGCTCGAACAGCATCCGCCCTTGGCGAGCCGCCTGATCGAACGCTGGGTCGGCGACATCAAGCGTTACGGACAGGTCTGA
- a CDS encoding RelA/SpoT family protein: MDLPVIQRIGSAIRTQRVERSFGIDALTRLLGEYLPEEQVSEVRRAYVYGAQLHEGQRRTSGEPYIYHPLAVARILADMRLDHTTLIAAILHDVIEDTGVTKEEITRDFGADIAQLVDGVSKFRKAEGMTRAEIQAESFRKLLMAMTQDLRVILIKLADRLHNMRTLGVMESAKRRRIARETLEIYAPIAQRLGIHFIRTELEDLAFASLYPNRAVVFAAAIKEQIGDTKSIINDIESRLSKALRAEGIGATVVGRQKNLYSIYSKMRRKRLRLPAVMDLLGFRITVSKLDDCYRCLGIVHSVYRPVSELFNDYIANPKINGYQSLHTTCVGPRGRKIEVQIRTRDMHHIAESGIAAHWQYKLGGRTTSVAAPQVRAREWLSSLFEMQGGTAAIDFLENVKVDLFPDEVYVFTPKGEIRRLPRGATPVDFAYSVHTELGDHCVAARIDQHLEPLNSPISNGQTIEIITANHARPNATWLNFVKTAKARSCIRHYLKTQREDEAIRLGRRLLEKAMRELKLPMARLKNEQADEVLKLYGLDDVEDLYSSIGLGQRLAPLVARHFLPDATRISGTTATGDASPLAVEGTEGLILDYAKCCRPVPGDDIRGHISVGRGIVIHRMDCKQTHNRKISPQDWLSLVWADNVSGDYVAELRVQGSNRRGLLASIASEIAAAESSIENVHMAERVDTESADMRFVITVHDRTHLARVMRRIRRLSNVAKVTRV, encoded by the coding sequence ATGGACCTGCCCGTCATCCAAAGAATCGGTTCCGCCATCCGCACACAGCGGGTGGAGCGTTCGTTCGGCATCGACGCACTGACGCGCCTGCTCGGCGAATATCTGCCGGAGGAGCAGGTCTCCGAGGTTCGCCGCGCCTACGTGTATGGCGCGCAGCTGCACGAAGGCCAACGCCGCACCTCCGGCGAGCCGTATATCTACCATCCGCTTGCGGTCGCACGAATCCTCGCGGACATGCGGCTCGATCACACCACGCTGATCGCCGCGATCCTCCACGACGTCATCGAGGACACCGGCGTCACCAAGGAAGAGATCACGCGGGACTTCGGCGCGGACATTGCGCAGCTGGTCGACGGAGTCAGCAAGTTCCGCAAGGCCGAAGGCATGACGCGCGCCGAGATCCAGGCCGAGTCGTTCCGCAAACTGTTGATGGCGATGACGCAGGATCTGCGCGTGATTCTGATCAAGCTCGCCGATCGCCTGCACAACATGCGCACGCTCGGCGTCATGGAGTCCGCGAAGCGTCGAAGGATCGCGCGCGAAACGCTGGAGATCTATGCGCCGATCGCGCAGCGTCTGGGCATACACTTCATCCGGACCGAACTTGAGGATCTGGCGTTCGCCAGTCTGTACCCGAATCGCGCAGTCGTGTTCGCTGCGGCGATCAAGGAGCAGATCGGCGATACCAAGTCGATCATCAACGACATCGAAAGCCGCCTGTCGAAAGCGCTGCGTGCCGAAGGTATTGGTGCCACCGTGGTCGGACGCCAGAAGAATCTGTACAGCATCTATTCCAAGATGCGTCGCAAGCGTCTGCGGCTGCCGGCGGTCATGGATCTGTTGGGGTTTCGCATCACCGTCTCGAAGCTCGACGACTGCTATCGCTGTCTCGGTATCGTGCATTCGGTCTACCGGCCGGTGTCCGAGCTGTTCAACGATTACATCGCCAATCCCAAGATCAATGGCTATCAGTCCTTGCACACCACCTGCGTGGGACCTCGGGGGCGCAAGATCGAAGTGCAGATTCGAACGCGCGACATGCACCACATCGCCGAGTCCGGTATTGCCGCGCATTGGCAGTACAAGCTGGGCGGACGCACAACCTCGGTCGCCGCGCCGCAGGTACGGGCGCGCGAATGGCTGTCGTCGCTGTTCGAGATGCAGGGCGGTACCGCGGCGATCGATTTCCTCGAGAACGTCAAGGTCGACCTGTTCCCGGACGAGGTCTACGTGTTCACGCCCAAAGGGGAAATCCGCCGTCTGCCGCGCGGCGCCACGCCGGTCGATTTTGCCTATTCGGTGCATACCGAACTCGGCGATCACTGCGTCGCTGCCCGAATCGATCAGCATCTGGAACCCCTGAACTCGCCGATCTCGAACGGTCAGACGATCGAGATCATCACCGCCAATCATGCACGGCCGAACGCCACCTGGCTGAATTTCGTCAAGACGGCCAAGGCGCGTTCGTGCATTCGCCACTACCTCAAGACGCAGCGCGAGGACGAAGCGATCCGCCTCGGGCGCCGTCTGCTGGAAAAGGCGATGCGCGAGCTCAAGCTGCCGATGGCGCGGCTCAAGAACGAGCAGGCCGACGAGGTGCTCAAGCTCTACGGTCTCGATGACGTTGAGGATCTCTACTCCTCGATCGGCTTGGGCCAGCGCCTGGCGCCGCTGGTGGCGCGACACTTTCTGCCGGATGCGACCCGCATCAGCGGGACGACAGCGACAGGCGATGCCTCGCCGCTGGCGGTGGAGGGTACCGAAGGCCTGATTCTCGATTACGCGAAATGCTGTCGTCCCGTCCCCGGCGACGACATACGCGGTCATATCAGCGTCGGGCGCGGCATCGTGATCCACCGCATGGACTGCAAGCAGACCCACAACCGCAAGATCTCTCCCCAGGACTGGCTGTCGCTGGTCTGGGCCGACAATGTGTCCGGGGACTATGTTGCCGAGCTGCGGGTACAGGGTTCAAACCGGCGCGGGCTGCTGGCATCGATCGCGTCCGAGATCGCCGCTGCCGAGTCCAGCATCGAGAACGTCCACATGGCCGAACGCGTCGACACCGAAAGCGCCGACATGCGCTTCGTCATCACCGTGCACGACCGGACCCATCTGGCGCGGGTCATGCGCCGTATCCGGCGACTTTCCAATGTGGCCAAGGTCACGCGCGTTTAG
- a CDS encoding RidA family protein produces the protein MAKQIIHTDEAPAAIGTYSQAVRHGDTVYISGQIPLDPKTMEMVNDSIESEIHQVFRNLTAVAVAAGGSLADVAKLNIYLTDLAHFPSVNEIMAKYMPEPYPARAAIGVSSLPKGARVEADAVLVLG, from the coding sequence ATGGCAAAGCAGATCATTCACACCGACGAAGCCCCCGCCGCCATCGGCACCTATTCGCAGGCGGTTCGTCACGGAGACACCGTTTACATCTCCGGCCAGATTCCGCTGGACCCGAAGACCATGGAAATGGTCAACGACTCGATCGAGTCCGAAATCCACCAGGTCTTCCGCAACCTGACGGCGGTGGCCGTGGCTGCCGGCGGTTCGCTCGCCGACGTCGCCAAGCTCAACATCTACCTCACCGATCTTGCCCATTTTCCCAGCGTCAACGAGATCATGGCGAAGTACATGCCGGAGCCGTACCCGGCTCGCGCGGCGATCGGGGTATCGAGCTTGCCCAAGGGGGCCCGCGTCGAGGCGGACGCGGTACTGGTTCTGGGCTGA
- a CDS encoding rhomboid family intramembrane serine protease gives MDDAALDRQPSLPVDVRRSCRNRDGHTRFALPHLCSAISAAIAQSLVTAPAEVPMIGASGANSGVLVAYVLRFPRANLLIALPRKFGTLSVRLPTLLILGLCLTLQRLSEFRRPDAAGAAFRAHIGGFLAGIASNAMLRSDERTGFND, from the coding sequence ATGGACGATGCCGCACTTGATCGGCAACCTTCTCTACCTGTGGATGTTCGCCGGTCGTGTCGAAATCGAGATGGCCATACCCGCTTCGCATTGCCGCACCTATGCTCCGCGATCTCGGCCGCGATCGCACAGTCGCTCGTCACGGCACCAGCCGAGGTGCCGATGATCGGGGCCAGCGGCGCCAATTCGGGCGTGCTCGTCGCCTACGTCTTGCGGTTTCCGCGCGCCAACCTGCTGATTGCGCTTCCCCGAAAATTCGGGACTCTCAGCGTACGCTTGCCGACGTTGCTGATTCTCGGGCTGTGTCTCACCTTGCAGCGACTGTCCGAGTTCCGTCGTCCAGACGCGGCCGGTGCCGCCTTTCGTGCTCATATCGGTGGCTTTCTTGCCGGCATCGCTTCAAACGCGATGTTGCGGTCAGACGAAAGGACCGGCTTCAATGACTGA
- the tyrS gene encoding tyrosine--tRNA ligase: MTDVFAELQRGTEEILPLDELQQRLRASQESSRPLRIKAGFDPTAKDLHLGHTLLLNKLRTFQTLGHEVTFLIGDFTGMIGDPTGKNETRKPLTRAQVEENAQTYKEQVYKILDPERTRIAFNSEWLDKLGTEGMIRIAAQHTVARMLERDDFQKRYREGHPIAIHEFLYPLLQGYDSVALQSDVELGGTDQKFNLLVGRHLQSAAGQKPQCIMTVPILEGLDGVQKMSKSLNNYIGVNDPPVEMFGKLMSISDQLMWRYFELLSFRPLAEVEALRRGVEEGANPRDVKMQLGQEIVARFHDRAAAETARQAFVDQFSKGALPDNIPELTVSATDGDGIALPKALKEAGLCASGSEAFRQIQQRAVRVDQQRVEDRGFLLQRGCSYLLQVGPRRFARVSIV, from the coding sequence ATGACTGACGTTTTCGCCGAGCTACAGCGCGGAACTGAGGAGATTCTCCCCCTCGACGAATTGCAGCAACGCCTTCGCGCATCGCAAGAATCAAGCCGACCGCTGCGCATCAAGGCCGGCTTCGACCCGACTGCCAAGGATCTGCACTTGGGACACACCCTGCTTCTGAACAAGCTTCGTACATTTCAGACGCTGGGTCACGAGGTCACCTTCCTGATCGGTGACTTTACCGGGATGATCGGTGATCCAACCGGCAAAAACGAAACCCGAAAGCCACTGACGCGCGCCCAGGTCGAGGAGAACGCGCAAACCTACAAAGAACAAGTCTACAAAATTCTGGACCCCGAGCGGACCCGAATCGCCTTCAATTCGGAGTGGCTCGACAAGCTCGGCACCGAAGGCATGATCCGCATCGCCGCGCAGCACACCGTTGCACGAATGCTCGAACGGGATGATTTCCAGAAGCGTTACCGCGAGGGCCATCCGATCGCCATTCACGAATTCCTGTATCCGCTGTTGCAGGGCTACGATTCGGTGGCCCTGCAGAGCGATGTTGAGCTCGGCGGCACCGATCAGAAATTCAACCTCCTGGTGGGGCGCCACCTTCAGAGCGCCGCCGGTCAGAAGCCGCAATGCATCATGACCGTACCCATTCTGGAGGGGCTCGACGGCGTGCAAAAAATGTCGAAGAGCCTCAACAACTACATCGGCGTGAACGATCCGCCGGTTGAGATGTTCGGAAAGCTCATGTCGATCTCCGATCAGCTGATGTGGCGCTACTTCGAGCTGCTGTCATTTCGCCCGCTCGCGGAGGTCGAAGCCTTGCGGCGCGGCGTGGAAGAGGGCGCAAATCCGCGGGATGTGAAAATGCAGCTCGGTCAGGAAATCGTCGCTCGCTTTCACGACCGGGCTGCCGCCGAGACCGCGCGTCAGGCCTTCGTCGATCAGTTCTCGAAGGGTGCGCTGCCGGACAACATTCCGGAGCTGACCGTCAGCGCAACGGACGGCGACGGCATTGCCCTGCCCAAGGCATTGAAGGAGGCCGGCCTCTGCGCCTCCGGCTCGGAAGCGTTCCGACAGATCCAACAGCGCGCCGTGCGCGTTGACCAGCAGCGAGTCGAGGACCGAGGTTTCCTGCTGCAGCGGGGGTGCAGCTACCTGCTTCAGGTCGGGCCCCGGCGGTTCGCCAGAGTCAGCATTGTCTGA
- the ubiA gene encoding 4-hydroxybenzoate octaprenyltransferase — translation MSSATQTSPLSAKLRDYALLMRFDKPIGISLLLWPTLWGLWFAADGMPPIAILLTFITGTVLMRAAGCVINDYADRGFDPHVARTRMRPIAAGRVVPKEALVLFAVLVSLAFLLVLALGMRTVLWSIPAVLIAASYPYAKRLHGLPQAHLGVAFSWGIPMAFVAVSGGVDWPLCAALLAANLCWTIAYDTFYAMADREDDVKIGVKSSAILFGRHDRLITAALQACALALLLLAGALDGRGGYWWLGLAGAAAIAVYQQFLVREREPTACFRAFLNNHYFGMLVFAGLLLDCL, via the coding sequence ATGAGTTCCGCCACGCAGACGTCGCCACTGTCCGCGAAGCTGCGCGACTACGCGCTGCTGATGCGCTTCGACAAGCCGATCGGCATTTCGCTGTTGCTGTGGCCCACGCTGTGGGGCCTGTGGTTCGCCGCCGACGGAATGCCGCCGATCGCGATCCTGCTGACCTTCATCACCGGCACCGTGCTGATGCGCGCCGCCGGCTGCGTGATCAACGACTATGCCGACCGCGGGTTCGACCCGCATGTGGCGCGGACCCGTATGCGCCCGATCGCGGCTGGTCGCGTCGTGCCCAAGGAAGCACTTGTCCTGTTCGCGGTCCTGGTGTCGCTGGCGTTCCTGCTGGTGCTCGCACTCGGGATGAGGACCGTGTTGTGGTCGATTCCGGCTGTCTTGATCGCGGCCAGCTATCCCTATGCCAAGCGCCTGCACGGCCTGCCGCAGGCGCATCTTGGCGTCGCGTTTTCCTGGGGCATTCCGATGGCTTTCGTCGCCGTCAGCGGCGGCGTCGACTGGCCGCTGTGCGCCGCGCTGCTGGCGGCCAATCTGTGCTGGACGATCGCCTACGACACCTTCTACGCCATGGCCGACCGCGAGGACGATGTCAAGATCGGTGTCAAATCCTCGGCGATCCTGTTCGGTCGTCACGACCGACTCATCACCGCCGCCTTGCAGGCCTGTGCGCTGGCCTTGCTGCTGCTGGCCGGTGCACTCGATGGCCGCGGCGGCTACTGGTGGCTGGGTCTTGCCGGCGCCGCCGCAATCGCGGTCTATCAGCAGTTTCTAGTGCGCGAGCGCGAGCCAACCGCCTGCTTCCGGGCGTTCCTCAACAACCACTACTTCGGCATGCTGGTGTTCGCCGGCCTGCTGCTGGATTGCCTCTGA
- a CDS encoding DUF4382 domain-containing protein, giving the protein MQIQFWRLVLLLSWSSWRRTVLLITSAALVACDNGSITLSVTDTPADEVSRVVVQFSAVEFEDSGGDWERVELKPELQVDLLALRGGDSKVLIADESIPSGSYRRIRFVIDADSNGSESYVDRTNGGRIALEPDGGEDARPTVDFRFSLDDGDDVALTVDFDLRRGLIEPDDFSDPYRLRNALRVVDDEFSGRVRGTVSAALLSNACEPALYVFDGEDADVGDIGADNEPLTSVGLVAQNGSSGLSYSIGFLEAGDYTIAFTCDAEGDDPEDDDELSFRRERNFEIEEGEETILDIN; this is encoded by the coding sequence ATGCAAATTCAGTTCTGGAGGTTGGTCTTGTTACTTTCATGGAGTTCGTGGCGCAGGACGGTTCTGTTGATTACCTCAGCTGCCTTGGTCGCCTGCGACAACGGTTCGATCACCTTGTCGGTCACCGACACGCCGGCCGACGAAGTGTCACGTGTCGTCGTTCAGTTCTCCGCTGTGGAATTTGAGGATAGCGGCGGTGACTGGGAGCGGGTCGAACTCAAGCCGGAACTACAGGTTGATCTCCTGGCTTTGCGTGGCGGTGATTCAAAGGTCCTGATTGCAGACGAAAGCATTCCGTCAGGTTCCTACAGGCGTATTCGCTTTGTGATTGATGCGGATTCCAATGGCTCGGAGTCTTACGTTGATCGGACCAATGGCGGGCGGATTGCCCTTGAGCCGGACGGCGGCGAAGACGCCCGGCCGACGGTCGATTTTCGATTTTCGCTGGATGACGGCGATGATGTGGCGCTCACCGTGGACTTCGATCTGCGGCGTGGCTTGATCGAGCCCGACGATTTTTCTGATCCGTATCGATTGCGGAACGCGCTTCGTGTCGTTGACGACGAATTTTCAGGCCGGGTTCGCGGAACCGTCTCCGCCGCTCTCCTCAGCAATGCTTGTGAACCGGCACTTTACGTGTTCGATGGAGAGGACGCGGACGTGGGGGACATTGGCGCCGACAATGAGCCCCTGACATCGGTCGGCCTTGTCGCCCAGAACGGCAGTAGTGGACTGTCCTACAGCATTGGCTTTCTGGAAGCCGGTGACTACACGATAGCCTTTACCTGTGACGCCGAGGGCGATGATCCGGAAGATGACGATGAGCTGTCGTTCCGTCGTGAGCGCAACTTCGAAATTGAGGAAGGCGAAGAAACGATCCTGGACATCAATTGA
- a CDS encoding glutaminyl-peptide cyclotransferase produces the protein MDAINRTAHLVLNRNLIASAVAFFSLLCVCAPTFSAPSLGYHIERIEPHDSTRFTQGLTIVGDRLIESTGGYGLSLLSVRNLNGSAEERLIRLPSNVFGEGVSAAPGGLMQLTWRAGIAWLFNDALELQARYSYEGEGWGLTFDGTRFVMSNGTSRLLFRSTTTFRTESMIEVRDKGRSVSQLNELEFAHGYIFANIWHSDRIAVIDPANGEVRAWLDLARLKQGFRKPAHWDAREHVLNGIAYDQKRDEFWLTGKCWPVLYVIKLDGLP, from the coding sequence TTGGATGCGATCAACAGGACAGCCCACTTGGTACTCAATCGAAATCTCATTGCCTCGGCTGTCGCGTTCTTCAGTCTGCTTTGCGTGTGTGCGCCGACCTTTTCTGCGCCGTCGCTCGGCTATCACATCGAACGCATTGAGCCGCATGACAGCACGCGCTTCACACAAGGACTAACGATTGTTGGCGACCGCCTGATCGAAAGTACCGGAGGCTATGGGCTGTCCTTATTGAGCGTTCGAAACTTGAACGGAAGCGCAGAAGAACGCTTGATCCGCTTGCCATCGAACGTGTTCGGCGAAGGTGTGAGCGCAGCACCCGGCGGACTGATGCAACTGACATGGCGCGCAGGTATCGCATGGCTGTTCAACGACGCGCTGGAACTGCAGGCTCGCTATTCGTATGAAGGGGAAGGCTGGGGTCTGACTTTCGACGGCACTCGATTCGTGATGAGCAACGGGACCTCACGTCTGCTCTTTCGATCAACAACGACGTTCAGGACCGAGAGCATGATCGAAGTTCGCGACAAGGGCCGGTCGGTATCGCAGCTCAACGAACTCGAGTTCGCACACGGATACATCTTCGCCAACATCTGGCATAGCGACCGAATCGCCGTCATCGATCCGGCGAATGGAGAGGTTCGCGCCTGGCTCGATCTCGCGCGCCTGAAGCAAGGCTTTCGCAAGCCGGCTCACTGGGACGCGCGAGAGCACGTGCTCAACGGCATCGCGTATGACCAAAAACGCGACGAGTTCTGGCTGACGGGCAAGTGTTGGCCGGTGCTGTATGTCATCAAGCTGGACGGACTGCCGTGA
- the rpoZ gene encoding DNA-directed RNA polymerase subunit omega, whose product MARVTVEDCLEKLPNQFELTLVAAKRARQLARGAEAKIPWGNHKSTVVSLREIAEGHVDREVLDEADLPAVQAPKVELEALDPLDALDL is encoded by the coding sequence ATGGCTCGTGTCACCGTCGAAGATTGTCTGGAAAAACTGCCGAATCAGTTCGAACTGACCTTGGTGGCCGCCAAACGTGCTCGCCAGCTTGCGCGCGGCGCCGAAGCCAAGATTCCCTGGGGCAATCACAAGTCCACCGTCGTTTCCTTGCGCGAGATCGCGGAAGGCCACGTGGACCGCGAGGTTCTGGACGAAGCCGATCTGCCGGCCGTTCAGGCGCCGAAGGTTGAACTCGAGGCGCTGGACCCGCTGGACGCGCTCGACCTCTGA
- a CDS encoding YicC/YloC family endoribonuclease, translating to MTGYARAELQNQTGQVTWELRSVNHRYLDLQLRLPEEFRGLENELRTMAAECMSRGKVEAQLRYSTEIDGGNIKIDRSRLQQVLDALELVREAAGASSQIDLQRVLAWPGVVSESSADFAPLQALALETYKAALDDFAQTREREGERLHQYLMQRCELMESLVAAVRKRLPEVRGGMLDKVRERCRELGVDVDPSRLEQELALLAQRLDVDEEMSRLASHIGEVRRTLGRDDAVGRRLDFLMQELNREANTLSSKSQDAEMTRCAVEMKVLIEQMREQVQNVE from the coding sequence ATGACTGGCTACGCGCGGGCGGAACTGCAGAACCAGACAGGGCAGGTTACCTGGGAACTGCGATCCGTCAATCACCGTTACCTCGATCTGCAGTTGCGCTTGCCGGAAGAATTTCGTGGACTCGAAAACGAGCTGCGGACGATGGCAGCCGAATGCATGTCGCGCGGCAAGGTGGAGGCGCAGCTTCGCTATTCAACAGAGATTGATGGCGGCAACATCAAGATCGATCGATCGCGGCTGCAGCAGGTTCTCGATGCGCTGGAGCTGGTGCGGGAGGCCGCCGGTGCAAGCTCACAAATCGATCTACAGCGCGTCCTCGCCTGGCCGGGAGTGGTCAGCGAATCGTCCGCAGACTTTGCGCCGCTGCAGGCCTTGGCTCTGGAAACCTACAAAGCCGCCTTGGACGATTTCGCCCAAACTCGCGAGCGTGAAGGCGAGCGCCTGCACCAATACCTGATGCAGCGCTGCGAGTTGATGGAATCCTTGGTTGCCGCCGTGCGGAAGCGTCTTCCGGAAGTGCGCGGCGGCATGCTGGACAAGGTTCGGGAGCGGTGCCGAGAGCTCGGGGTCGACGTCGATCCCAGTCGCCTTGAGCAGGAGTTGGCGCTGCTGGCCCAGCGCCTGGATGTCGATGAGGAAATGTCGAGACTGGCCTCCCATATCGGCGAGGTTCGCAGAACCTTGGGGCGTGACGACGCGGTGGGGCGCCGTCTCGATTTCCTGATGCAGGAACTCAATCGCGAAGCGAACACCTTGTCGTCCAAATCTCAGGATGCGGAGATGACGCGCTGCGCGGTGGAGATGAAGGTGCTGATCGAACAGATGCGCGAGCAGGTCCAGAATGTCGAATGA
- the gmk gene encoding guanylate kinase codes for MSNEVERGGLFVVSAPSGGGKTSLTRAAIDELARRQMSAEISVSYTTRKCRPGETDGQHYHFVDEAGFVAMVDNGEFFEHAEVFGRRYGTGRAKTEELLARGVDVVLDIDWQGARQVKAQMPEAIGIFILPPSVEVLEQRLHSRGQDSAETITERMAEAHSEIAHHAEYDYLIVNDDFAQALDELIAVFVARRLSRPVASARHAGLVERLLDSTARKV; via the coding sequence ATGTCGAATGAGGTGGAGCGCGGCGGTCTGTTCGTCGTTTCGGCGCCATCGGGCGGGGGCAAAACCTCGCTGACGCGAGCGGCCATCGACGAGCTCGCGCGCCGTCAGATGTCCGCGGAGATTTCGGTGTCGTATACCACCCGAAAATGCCGGCCTGGCGAAACCGATGGGCAGCACTATCATTTCGTTGACGAAGCCGGATTTGTGGCGATGGTCGACAACGGAGAGTTTTTCGAGCATGCCGAAGTGTTCGGTCGGCGCTATGGCACCGGTCGCGCAAAGACCGAAGAACTGTTGGCGCGCGGTGTCGATGTGGTCCTCGACATCGATTGGCAGGGCGCCCGCCAAGTCAAGGCGCAGATGCCGGAGGCGATCGGCATCTTCATTCTGCCGCCGTCGGTCGAAGTCCTGGAGCAACGTCTGCACTCGCGAGGACAGGACAGCGCTGAAACGATCACCGAACGCATGGCGGAGGCGCACAGTGAAATCGCGCACCATGCCGAATACGATTATCTGATCGTCAACGACGATTTTGCGCAGGCGCTGGACGAATTGATTGCCGTCTTTGTGGCACGCCGACTCAGTCGCCCCGTGGCCTCGGCCCGTCATGCAGGGCTGGTCGAACGTCTGCTGGATTCCACGGCACGGAAGGTATAG